In Streptomyces sp. TLI_146, the genomic stretch TGTCGGCGCCGACCGTCTCCAAGGTCCTCAACGGCCACGACCAGGTGGCGCCGGAGACCCGGGCCCGCGTCGAAGAACTGTTGCGGCGGCACAACTACCTGCGCCGCCGCGCCCGTCCGAAGAAGACGGTCGGGCTCATCGACCTGGTCATCCGCGAGGTGGACAGCCTGTGGGCGGGCGAGGTGCTGCAGGGCGTGCAGGGCGCCGCGGCCGAGCACGGCACCGAGGTGGTGGTGACCGCGACCCACGGAACCACCGCACACACCCTGCGCTGGCTGGACAACGTCTCCAAGCGCGGCTCCGACGGAATCATCCTCGCCGTCACCGACCTCACCCCGGCGCAGCGCAAGCAGGTCAACTCCCTGGACATCCCGTTGGCCGTGGTCGACCCGGTCGGCAGTCCCGACGCCGGAGTGCCGACGGTCGGCGCGACGAACTGGCAGGGCGGTATGGCCGCGACCCAGCACCTGCTCGACCTGGGACACCGCAGGATCGGCATCCTGCAGGGCCTGGAGGAAGCCCTGTGCGCGCGGGCGCGCCTCGACGGATACCGCGCGGCGCTCGAGGGGGCGGGCATCGCGGTCGACCCGGCACTCCAGCAGCCCGGCGACTTCTACTACACCACCGGGTACTCCGGCATGCGCAACCTGCTCGCCCTCCCGAAACCGCCCACCGCCGTCTTCGCGAGCAGCGACCTGATGGCCCTGGGCGCGTACGAGGCGATCCGGCAGGCCGGGCTGCGGGTCGCGACCGACGTGAGCATCGTCGGCTTCGACGACGTCCCGAACGCCGCCTGGGCCTCGCCGCCGCTGACCACGGTCCGCCAGCCGTTGCGCGAGATGTCGGCCCTCGCCGCCCGGATCGTGCTGCAGGGCGCGGAAGCGGTACTGCCCGGCCCCACACTGCGGATGGAGCTGGCGACGCATCTGGTCGTCCGGGAGAGCACCGGCGCCGCGCCCGGCGGCAGGTCCGCCGGCTGAGCCCGCCTCCCGACCTCGTCGCGCTGCCGCGCGGGGACGCGGGACGGCGCCAAGGCGGCTGCAGAGCGCTTCGAAACTTTCGGGCCGAGCATTCCATCGTCAAGTCTGCCCGGCCCAATTGAAGTTGAGGGTGCGCAGTGTGTTGACGCCAGAGGAGGGTGCTCCTATGGTCCCTCACGCAAGTCGGGAATGATTCCGAAACTTTCGGACAGCGGAGTACCCGCCTTGACCGGGTGCACCGCCGGACCCTGCCCACCCCCCACCCTGAAGAAGGGGACGAGATGGCATCCCGCACGACCATCGACCCACCTCCTCAACGTCGGCCCCGACGCTCGCGCACCCGCGCCGCACTCGTCATCGGCACAGTCGCCCTGCTCGCCGCGGCCGGCGCTCCCGCCCTCGCCGGGACCACCCAGGCCGCCGGCACCCTCGGCGCCGCGGCCGCCGAGCAGGGGCGCTACTTCGGCGCCGCCGTCGCCGTGAACCACCTGGGCGAAGCCCCGTACGCCTCGACGCTCGACACCGAGTTCAGCTCCGTGACGCCGGAGAACGAGATGAAGTGGGACGCCACCGAGCCCAGCCGCGGCACCTTCACCTTCGGCTCCGCCGACCAGATCGTGAACCACGCCCGGAGCAGGGGCATGAAGGTCCGCGGCCACACCCTGGTGTGGTACTCGCAGTTGCCCGGCTGGGTCGGCAACCTCGGCCCGGCCGACCTCAGATCGGCGATGAACAACCACATCACCCAGGTCATGCGGCACTACCAGGGCAAGATCCACTCCTGGGACGTCGCCAACGAGGCCTTCCAGGACGGCGGCAGCGGCGCCCGGCGCAGCTCACCCTTCCAGGACAAGCTCGGCGACGGCTACATGGAGGAGGCGTTCCGCACTGCCCGTGCCGCCGACCCTGCCGCCAAACTCTGCTACAACGACTACAACATCGACGGCATCAACGCGAAGAGCAACGCCGTCTACAACATGGTCAGGGACTTCAAGGCACGCGGGGTGCCGATCGACTGCGTCGGCTTCCAGTCCCACTTCAACAGCGCCTCCCCGGTCCCGTACAACTACAGGGAGAACCTGCAGCGCTTCGCCGACCTGGGCGTCGACGTACAGATCACCGAGCTGGACATCGAGGGCTCGGGCACGGCGCAGGCCGACAACTACCGCAACGTCGTGCGAGCCTGTCTGGCGGTCTCACGCTGCACCGGCATCACCGTCTGGGGAGTCACCGACAAGTACTCCTGGCGTGCAGGCGGAACACCGCTGCTCTTCGACGGCAACTACAACAAGAAGCCCGCGTACAGCGCGGTGCTGGCCGCGCTCGGCGGCGGCGGCAGTTCCGGCGCCGCCTCCTGCACGGCCACCTACAGCCAAGCCGAGGAATGGAGTGACCGCTTCAACGGCAAGGTGACCATCACCGCGGGCAGTTCGGCGATCAGCAACTGGACCACGACCGTCACCGTCACACCGCCGCAGAAGATCTCCGCAACCTGGAACGGCACACCCACCTGGGACAGCAGCGGCAACGTCATGACGATGCGGCCGAACGGCAACGGCAGCCTGGCCGCCGGAGCATCGACGAGCTTCGGCTTCACGGTCATGCGGAACGGCATCAGCACACCCCCGGTGCTCGGCTCCTGCACCGCGTCCTGACAGCCCGCCACCAACTCCCACCGACTCTCCCGGTACGTGTCCGGTGCGAGGCCCACGCCGCCCGCGCCGGACACTGCCGAGGGGTCTGTTTCTCAGAGGCGCAGCCCCGGCAAACCCCCGCCCATCTACCAGGGCACCACGTTCCCTTCGTAATCAAGAAAGCGCAGACCGCGCTTCCCCTCGTGACGCTCCATGGTCTCCACCACCCCGGGCACGCTCTCCTCCACGCTGAGTTCGGCCTCGGCTCCGCCGAGTTCGGTGCGGACCCAGCCCGGGTCCATGAGCAGCAGTGTCCGTGTGTTCTCGGCGTCGCGGGCGGCGTAGCTGCGCATCAGCTGGTTCAGCGCGGACTTGCTGGCCCGGTACAGGTCCTGTCCGCCTTCGGTGTTCAAAGCGATGCTGCCCTGGTCGGAGGACATGATGCCGATGGTCCCGGTCGGGGCGACCAGCGGGCCGAGGGTCTCCACGACGCGCATCGGGCTGAGGGCGTTGGTGATCATGACCTCGGTGAACATGTCCGTCGGGACCTCACCGATCGGCAGATCGCCGCGTGTGATGGCGGCGTTGACGAAGAGCAGGTCGAGCGTGCGCTGTGACAGCCGGTCGCGCAGAGCCGATATCTGCTCGGGGTCGGTCATCTCCAGCGACTCGATGGTGAGCCGGCCCTCGGACGTTTCGGCGAGGTCGTGGAGGCCGGTGCGTCGGCTGCCGCGGACCGTGCCGATGACGTCCCAGCCGCGACGGAGGTACTCGTCGGCGAGCCCGAGGCCCAAGGTGCGTGAAGCCCCGATGATGACTGCGGTCTTGCGGATGTCGTTCATGTGATCCTCTGGTCTGGTGGGTCAGGGCACCTGGCCGTCGCGAAGCGGCGTTCACGGCGGTCGTTGGTCGACGACTGCTCGCCGTGGAGGGCCGTCTCGGGGAGCAACGCGGCAGTCCCGTGGTGTGGCCGAGGTGCCTGGCGTCATCGTGTGAGCCGGTCACGACCAGCCGCGGAGCACGGGAGTTGACTGCCCGCGCCGACTGCCGGAGTGGTCGCGCCGATCACGCTGACAAGTTTCCGAGCTGCCCGACCGGGCGTCCAATACCCTTACCAACCGCATTGATACCGTGACGGCATGGATCTGGATCTGCGCAAGCTCCGCTATTTCATGGCGGTGGCCGAGCATCGGCACTTCGGCCGGGCGGCACAGGCACTGTTCATCGCGCAGCCGGTTCTGAGCCGGCAGATCCGCGCGTTCGAGCAGGAGTTGGGATGCCTCCTGTTCACGCGGACCACGCGCAGCGTCGAACTGACGCCTGCGGGGCAGCAGTTGTACGACGAGGCGTCGAGGATCACCACGGTGGTGGACATGGCGCTGCGGCGCGTGCACGAGGCCCAGCGGGGTGAACAGCGGCTCGTCGTCGCCTTCTCCGGCGGGCTGCACGTCTCGGAGGCGATCCGGGCGTTCACGCTGAGCCATCCGAACGTCGAGGTCGATGTCCTTCCGCTGCCCTGGTCGGAACGGGACGCGCCGCTCCGCGACGGCCGCGCGCACGTGGGATACCTCCGGCGCCCCTTCGACGACTCAGGGCTGCACACCATCCCCATCGGTCACGACACCAAGGTCGCGTGTCTGCCCGTGACACATCCGCTGGCCGACCGCCACACGCTCACCTCGGCCGATCTCGACGGTGAACCGATCCTCGACGGCCGTACGCGGCGGACGTCCTCCCTGGATGAGAAGTTCGAGCTCATCGCCTCCGGGCAGGGCATCGCGCTGGTCCCCGTCAGTATCGCCGCCTCGTACTCACGCCCTGACCTCGTCTATCTGACCGTGACCGACGCCCTGCCCGTCGAGACCTGCCTGGCGGTACCGGAGAGCAACCGCACGGGCCCCGTACGGAACTTCCTGGACATCGCCACCGCGATACTGCGCCAGAACTCCGGCGACTGAGAGAGGCTGGACGAGGCCAACTCAGGTTGCGTCGGGTGGTGTTACTTCCACGAGGCGGACGGAGGAGAAGCACCAGCGGAGCCACAGGACGGATTCGATGTCCCAGTAGGGAGGGGCCGTCAGCCCGTCCTTGACGGCGAACCTGAAGCCTTGGGTGGCGAGGATCGCGCGGAGGGTGACGTGCACCCCGGCGTAGTCATGGGCGGCCTTGTCCCAGTCGGGAAAGACGGCGCCGTCGTGCACGCGTGCGTATCGCTCGACGAAGGCCGCCCATTCACCGGCTCCCGTGATCTCAAGGACTTCCGCCGCGGGGTCGGTGACCTGGAGTTCCCAGGTGTGCCAGGGCCGTGGATGGAGGTTCGATCCCTGGTCCAGGTACATGCGCCACATACCCGGACCGTCGCGTTGCGCCGTGGAGGTGTACAGACCGAAGTGGAACGGTTTCGTGCTGGGGGAAGCCGGTTCCCCGCGAGGGGTGGTGAACCGTGTGCGGGCCAGCGTGGGCTGCCTTGACGGCATCAGCTCGTGGGGGCCGGTGCCGATCCAGTGCTGGCGCGTACGGTCCAAGGGGCCTCGTACGAGGCTCGGCTCGTCGCGTGAGAGGTGGCGCAACAGTACGCAGCTGTCGGCCACCTCGTCCGCGTCGGCGGCTTCGACGACAGTTCGGCCCCCGGTCCGGGCGGCCGTCTCGGGCTCGGTCCACAGCGACATGACCGCGGTGAAATGGCGCAGCCCCACATCGGCGGGGGCGTCCGGATCCGTCGACGCGTCGAGGTCCGCCGCCCTGCGAGCCAGGATCCGGATCGGTGGGGGGTGCACGCCAGGTCTCCTTCCCGGCGGCACCCCCCGTGCACATGTGGCCGCCTTCCGGTAGCGGCGGATCAGCAGGAGATGGGGACTTCCAGGCCGAGGCCGTTGGCGGACCTGGTGGGCGGCTGGTAGCCGGGCGGGAAGACGACCTTGAAGTACATCCAGCCGCGGTAGTTGCCGGGGCTGCACCGGACGGCCGCGTTGTTCTGCGCCGCACGGGTGTTCCTCTGAGTGCGCAGCGCCGACTGGTTGACGAGCTGTCCGTTCTTGTACAGGGCCGCCCGTGTGGTGATCTCCGGAACCGGCGCCGAGCACGAGACGGTGACCACGACGTTGACCGTGCCGGGTACGTGAGTGGAGTTGTGCGGACGCTGCACCTGCCCCTCACACCGGATGACGGCGGCCGCGTCCGCGTCGGACCCGCTTCTGCCGGCGTCGACGGCTCCCGCGGCGGGGGCCTTTCCCACGGGGACGGTAGTCGGCGCGGACGGATCCCCCGCCGTGGGCCCCGCGGCGGCGAGAGACGTCCCGGCGAGGAGCCCGACCATCGCCATCGACGCGGCCGCAGCCGACATCCTCCGCTTACGCATGTATCTCCTTGAGGGAAGAACAGTGCGACGCGCGGCCCGGCATCCGAGAACCGCACCGGCCTCGCGTGAACGCACGGCAGCCTACCCAACGTATCCAATGCGCTACACA encodes the following:
- a CDS encoding LacI family DNA-binding transcriptional regulator, yielding MTGRRSSSATAVTSGAAAPASRVTIAEIAREAGVSAPTVSKVLNGHDQVAPETRARVEELLRRHNYLRRRARPKKTVGLIDLVIREVDSLWAGEVLQGVQGAAAEHGTEVVVTATHGTTAHTLRWLDNVSKRGSDGIILAVTDLTPAQRKQVNSLDIPLAVVDPVGSPDAGVPTVGATNWQGGMAATQHLLDLGHRRIGILQGLEEALCARARLDGYRAALEGAGIAVDPALQQPGDFYYTTGYSGMRNLLALPKPPTAVFASSDLMALGAYEAIRQAGLRVATDVSIVGFDDVPNAAWASPPLTTVRQPLREMSALAARIVLQGAEAVLPGPTLRMELATHLVVRESTGAAPGGRSAG
- a CDS encoding LysR family transcriptional regulator, whose product is MDLDLRKLRYFMAVAEHRHFGRAAQALFIAQPVLSRQIRAFEQELGCLLFTRTTRSVELTPAGQQLYDEASRITTVVDMALRRVHEAQRGEQRLVVAFSGGLHVSEAIRAFTLSHPNVEVDVLPLPWSERDAPLRDGRAHVGYLRRPFDDSGLHTIPIGHDTKVACLPVTHPLADRHTLTSADLDGEPILDGRTRRTSSLDEKFELIASGQGIALVPVSIAASYSRPDLVYLTVTDALPVETCLAVPESNRTGPVRNFLDIATAILRQNSGD
- a CDS encoding SDR family NAD(P)-dependent oxidoreductase, encoding MNDIRKTAVIIGASRTLGLGLADEYLRRGWDVIGTVRGSRRTGLHDLAETSEGRLTIESLEMTDPEQISALRDRLSQRTLDLLFVNAAITRGDLPIGEVPTDMFTEVMITNALSPMRVVETLGPLVAPTGTIGIMSSDQGSIALNTEGGQDLYRASKSALNQLMRSYAARDAENTRTLLLMDPGWVRTELGGAEAELSVEESVPGVVETMERHEGKRGLRFLDYEGNVVPW
- a CDS encoding endo-1,4-beta-xylanase; amino-acid sequence: MASRTTIDPPPQRRPRRSRTRAALVIGTVALLAAAGAPALAGTTQAAGTLGAAAAEQGRYFGAAVAVNHLGEAPYASTLDTEFSSVTPENEMKWDATEPSRGTFTFGSADQIVNHARSRGMKVRGHTLVWYSQLPGWVGNLGPADLRSAMNNHITQVMRHYQGKIHSWDVANEAFQDGGSGARRSSPFQDKLGDGYMEEAFRTARAADPAAKLCYNDYNIDGINAKSNAVYNMVRDFKARGVPIDCVGFQSHFNSASPVPYNYRENLQRFADLGVDVQITELDIEGSGTAQADNYRNVVRACLAVSRCTGITVWGVTDKYSWRAGGTPLLFDGNYNKKPAYSAVLAALGGGGSSGAASCTATYSQAEEWSDRFNGKVTITAGSSAISNWTTTVTVTPPQKISATWNGTPTWDSSGNVMTMRPNGNGSLAAGASTSFGFTVMRNGISTPPVLGSCTAS